The genome window TGTTACACAGATGCAATCAGATTACAtaaagagcaatatcactaagcatattgttccTAAACTGTTTTATCCCCATGAATTACAACAAAACGGGAAAATAAACATCTTCCAAatcaagtcatgtgataatctcgctgacctatttactaagtccttaccaacttctGTGTTTCAAAAATTGGTACATGAAATTGGTATGCGGACGACTTCAAGATTTGCCAGAATCAGAGGGAGACATCTTCTAAATGTTGACCTGTACCAGCATCATATTAcactcttttctttcacaagttttacttataaggtttcttgttaaagtttttaatgaggtaatattaacataagcatgtgtcatatttccTATTTTCTCCACTGGGGTTTTTGtgggaaatatcaaagacacataaTGCCCTCACAACTCATACATGGTTTTTTCCTGAAAAGGTTTTTCATAtgagttatccaagaggcaataccaataatatgtcgtcatattttctcctaattttcccactggatttttacaggagttttagcgacatatcactttatattgcttCTCGTATTTTTCCTGAAATGGTTTTTGGGGAAGTAATTTATATGtcgtatctccaatatttttcCCCACGGAGTtttttaatgggataccaatgacatagtgatttatttaaatcacactcatatatgttattttctccttattttcctataaggtttaaaggagtttttatagcatatctatacatacatatttcTCATATTTTTTTCCACAGGGTTTTTCGAGGAATCCAAGCTTACGGCTGTATTGATCTCAAGAAAGATTCGATCAAGAGGGAGTGTTGTGAAACGGTGTTTTCAGGCGAAGAGGCACCAGCACACCAACAGACACCTCTTCTACTGGTGATCTCATCTATGGGATAGTTAGGATTAGTAGTAGATTAGTAGTTAATCCCGTCACCAAGGGGCCTGTCCTTTGGTGAACGGTTGTCTCTTGGAGACACCCCCTCAAATGTATATAATCCATTTGACAGATCAATGAAAAGTGGTTATTTTCAAATCTTATTCATTTCATTCACTGTTAAACAGCATCGATAAGACCCACGTGATATTGAACATGGTGCTTTTATCTCTAGTGGACAGAAGGTAAGGCAGGAACCATTCAAATTCTCTGCTCAAAGACATTTTGTGTTATATAGATGCATATACACTATAAGATATATTTTTTAGAAATTTGCATATacatatgaaatttgttttgtatGAACTTATAGGCTCTAGAGAAGGGTGTtagagggtaaggcttgccactaacatccttccccagaccccgcacagagcgagagctctctgcGCTGGATACGTCTTTTTTATACAAAATGATTTTGCATCTCAACTTTCACGATGATGTACATCTACAGATGCTATGGATGTGCGTCgttgtatacatatatatatgtatatatatttaaaaaaacTCTTAATTATGTTCTTACGGAGTTTTAACAGTTCCATTGAAGATGTGGTTTGAACGAGTATTTTCAGATCCATATCATCACAATCCAAACTCCAAAGAGGACTTTACAGTTGGTAGGGCAAGCTCCACGCTCTTCGCTTCACCATACTGTCAATACCTTCGCAAAGTATATCGCCAATCTGATACAAATAATTGGTAGTGGGCAAAAGACGAAGGCCTACTGCTTTCTTGATGCTTTTTTCTCACTAGCGCACCCAATGTCCAGTGATACTTCTTGCTACTTTGGTCATATAGATGACATCGCTTCATGTAACGCTATATAGGATTCAAAGCATTGTCGGAGTGCAGAAAGTCTCCAATATCTAATCTGATCTGATGTGAGGAAGTAAAGAAGGAGATGCCTCCATCCAGATGACGAGAAGCTGACCCTGATGCACGCCATGCATGTCTCCTTTCCCCCAAGATGTCAAGTGAAATGTCATCAGGCAATTATTTGCTGAACATATCACCATCCTCCTTCCTTCCATCCTCCTTCCTCCATGTGGTCTTGGACGTTATTTGGCTCCATCAATACCGGCCCCCTTCAACGCCTCTGAAACTTGCAAAAAGGCCTGAAGCTAGTACCTCAGAATTCCCAAGGCAAATATGCGAAGATATCTACCAGAGTCTGCGTTTATGAGTCTCCCATCACCTCTACCAGAACAGACGCGCATATATAGAACCTACCTGACTCGAGTCCAGGCAATTTATTTTCGTAATATATATGTCCTCGTGTCCACGAAAATATGAACCAAATCTTTGAAATCCCCTCCGACACAAAGGAAGAGATGAAATCAAAGCCCGCTTCAATTCAGCCCCACTCCAGATCCGTGCAACTACCTTTCGGTGTCACAAAAAAGAATAAAATCAGCCAAATAGGAATCATTCCTGCTCAAGTGTAAGGTTCAGTTTGACATAGCCACTTGTGACTTAACCCACAACTACAAGTATAAAATTAATTTGAGAACACATACGTACATAACATGCCGCATTTTGGTCTATAGAGGCCAGACATTTCCACGTTGATTGGACAAAAATACAATTTAGAGTTTCTTTCTTGATTCATTAATAATTTCAGTGTCGTCATCGTAGGAACTAATGAAGAATTTTAGGTTGATCCGTATTCTCTATAGCCTATCTGTCAGGTACTCAGGTACGTACCTCATTGTGTGTCAGATACCTCATTAGCTGTGCTTTCCTGGAGAATAATCGTAGCAGCAGGACAAGTACACGCTAGGACAATGTAGCTTCAGCGTGCCTCTGCATGCCCCTAATTTCCATGGACATGTTTACAAGGTCAAGCCGCTAATGATACTGACTAAAGAAGACTGTTCTTCAGAGGAGTCATCAATTCTGAGGATTGCCTTGAGGATCTtcaaactactccctccgtcaacAAAAGCAAACGATTTGaagtttgaccaaagttatataacaaagtactaacatttatgatacgaaataagtaccattaaattaattataaaatatatttttgtagTAAACCTTGTTTCCTTGTTGGAGACAAATGTTACAGTAATATTTTTCACTATGAACTTGTTCAAAGTTTAGCTAATTTGACCTGCACAAAATTACATGTTTTGTGGACGAGTACTAGAGAACAGGTTCTGGATTAATGCAGTCATGCTAATTTTGtgtcctcagcaaggtaagcatCTCCGGGAGCCGCCAGGCTCCACGGCGCCATATGTACAGGAAATTTAGGCTTGGCAACAAGGCCAGCCAATATCAGCTCAGAGCAAGAGCTTGAGAGGTGTGgatcatgcatgtatatgcagagAATGGTCTGAGGTTTGCACTTTCCAGGCATCAGGGTCATCCTAGAGTTCAAACTAAGTATTTGTAGGCAATGTCTGGGTACCTAACTCAAATTCCAGCACCCTGCTCAATTTTCTGTTCGTTCTTCATAAGATTTAACAGTCTATTTTGATTGGTAAGCTCCTTGAGCAGGGAAAGTGACAGGGTTCAGCTGTTTCTTTAGCCTTTAGAAAGAGATAGTATCTCTTGATTTTAATCTCTAGGACTTGATTTTGAATTCTACGGAGAAACTGTGAGACTATTAATTTTGGTACCTCATttacttaggccttgtttggaccCATAGAACTATAATTAGCTGCTAATAATTCACTCCTTTGGATACAAACGGGTCCCGCTAATAGTCTAGCTAATTGGTAGCTGAATACTCAACTAACAATTATATAACTAGTTGGGCCAAATTAGCTAATATTAGCTATGACCTATTTTTTTTTGTGAgaattagctagctaactattagtagctaatggatccaaacagggccttagtcatATCAACCTTATTTGCTGTTACTAAAGGGACCATATACTCTTTCCTTAAGTATAATTCACTTGTTATCCAAAGATCAGCATCCAGGAATTGTGGAAAGTTCAGGCGACATGTAAGGAATTGTGGTTTTTTAAGTTAGAAAAGATGTGCTTGTGAAGATATATATGCCAAGTATAACATTCTGCATTGCACACTGTCTTCATATTCAGCCATGCCAATTCACACCATTTTGTTTACATGGCATGAACACTCCATATTCATTGTGTTAGCTCTACAGCTTTGTAGGATTATTCATTTCATAGGACTCCTATATCAAACTGTTTTTTTTCAGGCCTGGATTTGTTGAATTTGACATGTTGAGTGAATGAGTGTTATCCCCATAGCCATAGTTCTACTACCGTACATAGTTACCACTGAAATGCCTAACCATTAAAAATCAGCAGTGAAGCCAACAAAATTTAAATCCGAGTTCATTGCACCCTATGATATCAGAAAGAAAAGCAGCCAACAAAATCAAACAGCTGAGGACAAGGGATACAGTGCCTTTGTTCCAAGGTAGAGTTGAGGCAGAATCATCATGCTACTGTTCTTGCTCCATAAGCTTCCAGTACTTGAGGAATATCTTCATGGTATCTATCAACGTACTTTTCCTTGAATTTCTTTTCCGACATTGTCAAATGGCTCATCCTGATGCCATTCTTGATGACACCCCTGGACACCAGTATGTCAAGCACCCTGTACCTCGGCAATACCCGCTTCTCATGGCTGAAGGAAAGAATAGTCGGGCACGATGACACATAATCAGGGTTCCAGCCAAGCTTTTCAGCAATGAACTGCATGCATTTCTTGACCTTGTCCTCGGACACCGACATGCAGTAGGGGTGCCTGACAAATGCCCGCCTGACCTGCTCCTCGGTCCACCCCAGGCTGATGTAATTCTGCACCCTGCGGTCCCATTTGGACTGGTACATTTTGGCGAACACCCCAAAGGCGTAGGGGAAGATGCCGGAGTCTGGGCTCACCCCGAGGTCTTTCATGGCAGCCAAGCCCTCATCAAAGCGGGTGGACCTGTGCACAAGCGCCTTGGGGTGGGTGGTGACGAGCTTGACGAGGACCTCCTCCGTGACGCCGTGGTCGCGGAGCACCTGGAGCTTGGGGAGCAGGACGATCTCGAGGTTGCCGTAGATGAGCTCCATGGACTGCTTGACGGCGGCGAGCACGTTCTCTTCGGTGCCGAGGAGGTTCCTGAGGAGGCTGAGGTTGGGGCGGAGGCGGGTATGGAGCCCCGCGGTGAGGAAGCGGTTGGAGCTCGCGAGGAGGAAGCGGCGCAACTCGGCGGGGGAGAGGCCGAGCTCGCGGAGGTAGAAGTTCAACTTAGCGCCGAGTGTGAGCGAGGAGAGGACCGCGGGGTACGCGGTGACGAGACGCGCGACGGAGGCGGGGGGCAGGCCGAGCGTGTCACGGAGGAGCGCGAGCACGGCGCGCGCGTTCTTGGTGGAGCGGAGGTGCACGCGCTCGGCCGCCTTCGCGGCGTCGGCATCTTCGAGGCCACAGGAGTGGCGGAGGAAGTGGACCGTGAGAGAAGCCCGGTCGCCTCCTCCGGTCCCACGCtccgcggaggcggcggcggatggGGCGCAGGAGATCGGGGCCGCGCCGCCTACAAGCTGTTCGACGAAATGCCGGAAAGGCGCAGTGGCGCCGGCAGCTGGTCCGCCCTCGAGCGAGCCGCGGCCGAGGAGCCGGCGGAAGAAGgacccggcctcggagaggctgCGGCGGAGCATCTGGtagcggcgaggaggaggaggggaagaTTGCGCGGTTCTGTGCTCAGCCCCTCGCTCCGACGGCGCGAGTTGGAGTCGTGGGTCGGTGGGAAGTGGGATTTTGGACGGGGGTGCGGCACGGTAGGGGACGGAGAGGCAAATCATCCGAAAATACTGGCTACTGGGCCTGGGCTAGTTGGCTTTCCTAGCCCAGCAGCCTACGGAGAAGGCCCAAAGGAATTACCTTTTTTCCGTCAAAAGCCGCTGGGCCGAAAATTTCCCAGCTCCATTGTTAACGGAACTAATAATGGTTGGGGGTGTGGAGTCAGTTCTGCTCACCTGGTTAGAGTTCTTCTTCGGCCCGCTGCTCCGTCTGGTCTCGGTGGTGCCGTTGCTTCTGCTTCTCCTTGCAGAGGAAGACAGGCCGACGGGGTCTCTGTCTAGTTGGTTCAGGTGTCTTGGGATCAGGATACCGTCCGTAGTGGCTTCAAAATTTGAGTTGGCCTGTGGTGGCCTTACCTTAtgaggcttttacctgtgtacccttaaaaaagatgTCACACTCCTGCGTACCCTTCAAAAGTTGATCATCACCTATATGCCCTTgctcgaacttttcttttctCTCACGCCATTCCGTCGGCATTTGCTCCTAACGGTGGGTAACGGCTCTGGAGAATGACTCAGTTGCCCATGGGCTTGTATGGGTGTCTGAACTTTTTCATTTCCCCTGTGACATTGCCATCCTGGAAAAGGCTGGACCGTTGGTCCGGCGAGCCGTCGAGGGCCACTTCCAGCAGCAGTGTCGAGCAGTTGGAGTTCATGGGTGGCCTGGTTGGATAGACGCCGTTGCAGCAAGTTGTGCAGGCCTCCGTCGACGACGTCGCGCACGGAGGCGACTTGGGCGTTGAAGTGGCTTAAGAGCGCCGGCAACTTCACTGCTAACGGCTCGTCCATGAGCCAGATGTCGTGCCAGAAGGATGTTGCAGCCCCGTTCCCGACCGAGACAGTCGTGATGTGCTGGTAGTAGGTTGCGTATGGCCGCCCAGTGTGTGCCATCCAAGTCTCCGGAGAGGTCCAGTCCTTCACGCGCCCACATAGCCCAAGACGAGCCGTGCGGGTGGTGTAGCCGATGGATTAGTTTGAGTAGGAGGCAGGCGTTTTGGGTGTCGAGGCGCTTGACCCCCAGCCCACCGTCTTCCTTCGCTCGACAGACGTTCTCCCAAGCCACCAAACATTTCGCTCCCGAGGTGTGGTCTGACCCCGTCCACAGGAACGCGCGACGTCGTGCATCGATGGCCGCAAGCACTCCAGGGGGCAGTAGCATAGCGCCCATGGCATAAGTTCGAACTCCAGTGAGGACGGTGTTGACGAGCACCACCCTGCCCGCCGTGGCGAGCAGCAATGCTTGCCATGTCGCTAGGTACCTGTCGATCCTGGCGATGAGCGGCGCGAACGCCGACAGCGGCAGTTTGACGTTGGACAGCGGCAATCCCAGGTAAATCTGGGGGAAACTGCCGACTTTGCAGCTGAGGACACCTAAGAACTCCTCCAGGGCACCCTCCGGCAAGTGCATCGGGGTGATGGTGCTCTTGTCATAGTTGATCTTGAGTCCAGTCGCCGCTGAGAACATGTCCAAAATGCTCCTGAGCCTGGCAACACCATTGGCCTCCGCTCTGATAAGGATGATGGTGTCGTCGGCATACTGAAGCACCGGGCACGCACTGTCGCTCAACGGGTGAAGGACTAAGCCATCGGACTTGATGAGCTGTTGCAGGACATCGGCCACCAGAAGGAACAAGTACGGGGACAGAGCGTCGCCCTGGCGGAGGCCCCTCTTGCACTGTATCCATGGACCTGGAACTCCATTGACGAGCACCGCCGACTTGGAGGTTGAAAGGAGCATTTTCATCCATCTTTGCCATTTTGCCGGGAAGCCCATGGACTCCAAAATCTTCAGTAGGCTCTCCCAATTAACCGAGTCAAACTCTAAAGCCTTTGCGAAGTCCAGCTTGATCACCAACGTAGGTGCACGGCGTCTGTGGCAGCACTGCACCAGCTCGGTAGCCAGAACAAAGTTCTCAGAGATGGAACGACCTCTGATAAACCCGGTCTGATCTACATCGATCAGGCTGGAGAAGTGGAGATTTGTTGCTGTGGTCTTGACGTTAGCAGCTTGGTTAGGATTTTAACTGGGCAGTTTTGCAGTGAGACGGGTCTGAAGGCCGACGGCGTGGCTGCTGCTTCTGTCCTGGGAATCAGGACGATGAGTGCTTTGTTGATGCGTTGTAGGTCGATCTGTTCGTCGTGGAACGCCCGCAGGAAGCGCATGATCGCCGGTTTGGTGGTCGTCCATGCGGCGGCATAGAATCCTGGACCGACGCCGTCTGGCCCCGGGGCGCGCTGTCCGGCGACATGGCGCGAGCCGCGCTCGTGGTTTCCTCCTCAGAGAACCGGCACTTTGCACTGTCGAAATTAATTGAACATGTAAGCAGACGAATCgacctcgcaaaaaaaaaaagcataCACCGTACCAGTGCACCAACAGTATACAGGTTAATAAACAACAGTAGTACGTTCAATCAAAGTACTGTGCTCAGTAGTACGTGTACGTACATGCATGGCCCCTGCAGTTCATTTCTTGAAAATATGTGTACGTGCATCGGGCAATGTTCCAGCGCCTGTCCCACATGTCCCCTCCAGTAGCCTCATTGCAATGGCCCCTCCAGCGCACGTTCAATCAAAGGACCGATAGGCTTGAAAATATGGCTCCTCCAGCGCTCATTGCAATGATCCAGGGGCAAGGATGGTATTTTTCTAGTCCGGTCCCATATGTCAGAGCCGCCAAACGGTCAACACCTAACAGAGTGCCGACGGAATGgcgtgagggaaaagaaaagttcgaaCGAGGGCATAtaggtgacgaccaacttttgagggGTATGCAGAAGTGTGGcatcttttttaagggtacacaggtaaaagcctctTACCTTGTCGGTTCCTTTGGAGATTGTTGCTCCAGTCTCGTCGATTCTCCGTGGCTTTGGCACCGAGAAGATGAGCAGGGGAGACCATGTCCAGGACTTGTATGCGTTTTGTTGTAATTCCATACTTCATCAGGGTTCTGTTTGTAACTTGGGTGTACTGTGTTAGATGTAATGCAATCCACCCTTTtctcgagaaaaaaaaaaaagattactgAAATGCACAGTATACTGAAAATATCAACAATCCACTTCGTTTGGCGTCTCCGCATCTCCGGTCTCCCCCCAACGCGAGACGCGAGATGacgcgcggccgccgccaccgccgccctgcCGCGCCGGCGACTTTACCGGACAACGACGACATCCTCTCCGAGATCCTCCTCCGCCTACCGCCGCGGCCCTCCTCGCTCCCCCGCGCCTCGCTCGTCTGCAAGCGCTGGCGCCGCCTCGTCACTGATCCCCACTTCCGCCGCCGCTTCCGCTCCCGCCACCCGAATCCCCCCCTTATCGGCTTCTTCGATGAATTTGTAGACTTCCCTTTCTTCAGATCCGTAATGGACCCGCCGGATCTCATCCCACCCAAGCGCTTCTGTCCGCCGATCGGCGATGAGAAGGGCGGCTGTGACCCTAACCATTGGAGAAACTTCGGATGTCGCCACGGCCGCGTGCTCCTCTACAGCCTGAAGGAGAAGGAGATAGTTGTGTGGGATCCCCCAACAGGCGACCACCGCCGGGTTGCCGTTCCGCCGGAGTTGGATAACGGAGAGCGGATGATCTGGAACGGCGCGGTACTCTGCGCTGCTGCCAGCGACCACAGCCACGTCCACGGCGGTTTCTGCTCCTGCCCCTTCAAGGTGGC of Miscanthus floridulus cultivar M001 unplaced genomic scaffold, ASM1932011v1 fs_222_3_4, whole genome shotgun sequence contains these proteins:
- the LOC136530868 gene encoding transcription termination factor MTERF15, mitochondrial-like, with translation MLRRSLSEAGSFFRRLLGRGSLEGGPAAGATAPFRHFVEQLVGGAAPISCAPSAAASAERGTGGGDRASLTVHFLRHSCGLEDADAAKAAERVHLRSTKNARAVLALLRDTLGLPPASVARLVTAYPAVLSSLTLGAKLNFYLRELGLSPAELRRFLLASSNRFLTAGLHTRLRPNLSLLRNLLGTEENVLAAVKQSMELIYGNLEIVLLPKLQVLRDHGVTEEVLVKLVTTHPKALVHRSTRFDEGLAAMKDLGVSPDSGIFPYAFGVFAKMYQSKWDRRVQNYISLGWTEEQVRRAFVRHPYCMSVSEDKVKKCMQFIAEKLGWNPDYVSSCPTILSFSHEKRVLPRYRVLDILVSRGVIKNGIRMSHLTMSEKKFKEKYVDRYHEDIPQVLEAYGARTVA